From the genome of Vanessa atalanta chromosome 30, ilVanAtal1.2, whole genome shotgun sequence, one region includes:
- the LOC125075336 gene encoding guanine nucleotide-binding protein-like 1, with the protein MPQARRKTPFSGKAKKQQLQEKKQNKTLLMTTSSGTNSYDVVSVNYQPNRSRGRGDANRYALKFYRETDEELKMKKEDALKALNPVSEKEMEIDPTDYFPKELSFPKRPPWDFSMTPAALDAQEQKYFREYIQALQASPYWNEMSYFELNLETWRQLWRVLEMCDILLLIVDVRFAGMMFPPSLYEYVVNDQKKNMILVLNKIDLVPASVVAAWKDFLTKRCPGLRVVYFTSCPGYNLTGGSSDKGGLQVRRRKGRQRMCAEGATKILEACKDIVNDEVDLTSWDRKIKEETDLEFDEDEETEVGETILEKSDTTFYTHERYKNGILTIGCVGQPNVGKSSLMNAIMGKKVVSVSKTPGHTKHFQTIFLTPQVRLCDCPGLVFPSKVPRSIQILMGSYPIAQLREPYTTIRYLAERLDLPSLLRMDHPENDDTWSPRDICDGWAKKRSYLTAKSARLDTYRAANNILRMALDGKICLWLRPPNFTEERDKYENCDEVKYVKWVQALTNEEAVPTPSDSGNERSGSEDGSDETDDDDQTEIANKFAALANDD; encoded by the exons ATGCCGCAAGCTCGGCGTAAAACACCCTTCAGTGGGAAGGCTAAGAAGCAGCAGTTACAAGAAAAGAAGCAGAATAAGACCTTGCTTATGACCa CATCATCGGGCACGAATTCCTATGACGTGGTATCAGTCAACTACCAACCGAACCGTTCGAGGGGTCGCGGTGATGCGAACAGATACGCCCTCAAGTTCTACCGAGAGACGGATGAGGAACTTAAGATGAAGAAAGAGGATGCTTT GAAAGCTCTGAACCCGGTATCCGAGAAAGAGATGGAAATAGATCCGACAGACTATTTCCCCAAGGAGTTATCATTCCCAAAGCGACCTCCATGGGACTTCAGCATGACCCCAGCTGCGCTTGATGCTCAGGAGCAGAAGTATTTCAGA GAGTACATCCAAGCGCTGCAAGCGTCCCCGTACTGGAACGAAATGTCCTATTTCGAATTGAACCTGGAAACCTGGAGGCAGCTGTGGCGTGTGCTGGAGATGTGTGACATTCTGCTGCTTATTGTTGATGTTAGATTTGCG GGTATGATGTTTCCCCCATCCCTCTACGAGTACGTCGTGAACGATCAGAAGAAGAATATGATATTAGTCTTGAATAAGATAGATCTCGTCCCAGCGTCCGTCGTGGCGGCTTGGAAGGACTTCCTGACGAAGAGATGTCCTGGACTCCGGGTGGTTTATTTCACATCGTGCCCGGGGTACAATCTAACCGGTGGTAGCAGTGACAAGGGCG GCCTCCAAGTAAGGAGACGCAAGGGTCGCCAGCGGATGTGCGCTGAAGGAGCCACGAAAATACTAGAAGCCTGTAAAGATATTGTGAACGATGAAGTCGATCTGACGTCATGGgatagaaaaattaaagaagaaacGGACTTGGAGTTCGATGAAGACGAGGAAACGGAAGTTG GTGAGACGATTTTGGAAAAGTCCGATACGACGTTTTATACTCACGAGCGATACAAAAACGGTATTCTGACGATTGGATGCGTCGGCCAACCGAATGTCGGCAAGTCGTCACTGATGAACGCGATAATGGGGAAGAAAGTTGTATCCGTCTCCAAGACTCCAGGTCACACCAAGCATTTCCAGACTATATTCTTGACACCGCAG GTCCGTCTTTGTGACTGCCCCGGTCTAGTGTTTCCGTCTAAAGTACCACGGTCGATTCAGATTCTAATGGGGTCATACCCAATAGCGCAGCTACGGGAGCCGTATACGACTATAAG ATATTTAGCAGAGAGATTGGACCTCCCATCCCTCCTAAGAATGGATCACCCGGAGAACGACGACACTTGGTCGCCGAGAGACATCTGTGACGGTTGGGCCAAGAAACGTAGCTACCTGACCGCTAAGTCTGCTAG ATTGGATACATATCGCGCTGCGAATAATATATTACGAATGGCTTTAGACGGAAAAATATGTCTCTGGCTCCGACCGCCCAACTTCACAGAGGAAAGGG ATAAGTACGAGAACTGCGATGAAGTAAAGTACGTGAAGTGGGTGCAAGCGTTGACCAATGAAGAAGCCGTTCCCACCCCATCGGATTCCGGAAACGAGAGGTCCGGCTCTGAGGATGGAAGTGACGAAACGGACGACGACGATCAAACGGAGATCGCTAATAAATTCGCGGCGCTCGCTAatgatgattaa